A genomic segment from Dehalococcoidia bacterium encodes:
- the dapA gene encoding 4-hydroxy-tetrahydrodipicolinate synthase, whose translation MSGTSRPGRLLTAMVTPFDKKGEVNYDQAQKLAVALLDSGSDGMVIAGTTGESPTITHKEEVRLIAEVRSAVGKRGTIVAGTGSNSTAEAVAATRDAEKIGVDACLLVVPYYNKPTQEGLYQHFKAIAESTSLPCILYNVPSRAVVNMSAETVIRLSRIDNIIGIKEASGNLDQVSQIISNTKDDFLVYSGNDNDTFAVMALGGYGVISVASHLVGKQIQEMMVNIIEGRIESAAQIHRHLLSLVNALFVISSPIPIKYALNHVGFDVGQPRLPLTPPDEKSAAIIEAALKKYHIDLPVG comes from the coding sequence ATGAGCGGCACATCGAGACCTGGGCGCCTTCTCACCGCTATGGTAACCCCTTTCGATAAGAAGGGGGAAGTCAATTACGATCAGGCGCAGAAACTGGCAGTGGCCCTGCTTGACTCCGGAAGCGACGGCATGGTCATTGCAGGCACCACCGGAGAATCCCCCACGATTACCCATAAAGAAGAGGTGCGTCTTATCGCTGAAGTAAGATCGGCTGTGGGAAAGCGCGGAACAATAGTAGCCGGCACGGGCAGCAACAGCACAGCGGAGGCCGTGGCAGCAACCCGAGACGCCGAAAAGATCGGGGTTGATGCCTGCCTCCTCGTAGTCCCTTACTACAACAAGCCCACTCAAGAAGGCCTGTACCAGCACTTCAAAGCCATCGCTGAAAGCACCAGCCTGCCCTGTATCCTTTACAATGTTCCATCGCGTGCGGTTGTCAATATGTCGGCGGAGACCGTCATACGGCTAAGCCGAATCGATAACATTATCGGCATAAAGGAAGCCAGTGGGAATCTCGACCAGGTTTCACAGATCATCAGCAACACCAAAGACGATTTTCTGGTCTATAGCGGCAACGACAATGATACTTTTGCAGTAATGGCGCTAGGCGGCTATGGGGTCATCAGTGTTGCCTCACACCTGGTCGGAAAACAGATACAAGAGATGATGGTCAATATCATCGAGGGAAGAATCGAAAGTGCGGCGCAAATTCACCGTCATCTTCTTTCCCTTGTGAATGCACTCTTCGTTATCTCAAGTCCCATACCGATCAAATACGCTTTGAATCATGTGGGGTTTGATGTAGGGCAACCCCGATTGCCGCTCACTCCACCGGATGAGAAATCGGCAGCCATTATTGAGGCTGCATTGAAGAAGTATCACATTGATTTACCCGTGGGTTAG
- the rsmD gene encoding 16S rRNA (guanine(966)-N(2))-methyltransferase RsmD: protein MRVIAGEAKGRTLKWPKEPHIRPTADLVRGAIFSALESLEVDWSRALDLYAGTGALGIEALSRGAEEVDFVEQNPKCCSVIRENLEHTGLAGRAKIYRLEARKALRTLHEHYGIIFMDPPYSDQTEQAILCDVVTSGLVNKQTTIIMEHPQKLKPEATQGNFQKIRSLRHGDTCVSIYQCDGGEK, encoded by the coding sequence ATGAGAGTAATTGCAGGCGAAGCCAAGGGGCGCACACTCAAATGGCCAAAGGAGCCGCACATCCGGCCCACGGCCGACCTGGTTCGAGGAGCCATATTCTCCGCACTCGAATCCCTTGAAGTGGATTGGTCACGCGCCCTTGACTTGTACGCCGGCACCGGCGCGCTGGGAATCGAGGCTTTGAGCCGGGGAGCAGAAGAAGTTGACTTTGTTGAGCAGAATCCCAAATGCTGTTCCGTGATTCGAGAGAATCTGGAGCACACCGGACTCGCTGGCAGAGCCAAGATCTACCGACTTGAGGCCAGAAAAGCTCTCCGAACTCTCCATGAGCATTACGGCATCATTTTCATGGACCCCCCTTATTCCGACCAGACCGAGCAAGCCATCTTGTGCGACGTCGTCACCTCCGGCCTGGTAAACAAGCAAACCACCATCATCATGGAACACCCTCAAAAGCTGAAGCCGGAAGCCACTCAGGGCAATTTCCAGAAGATAAGAAGTCTGCGACATGGAGACACATGTGTCTCCATATACCAGTGCGACGGAGGTGAAAAATGA
- the coaD gene encoding pantetheine-phosphate adenylyltransferase, whose translation MTIALYPGSFDPVTYGHLDIATRAAKVFDELIIGVFDLPAKNILFSTEERVEMIRKSVKDIPNIRATAFSGLTVNYAQQMNARVIIRGLRMRPDFEREFEMALMNKKLAPQIEVLCMMSSVQYQFLSSSLTKEVAHLGGDIDDLVPKHVSLALKEKSSSKKG comes from the coding sequence ATGACTATCGCTCTATATCCGGGGAGCTTCGATCCGGTAACTTACGGGCATCTCGATATTGCCACCCGAGCGGCAAAGGTTTTCGATGAGTTGATCATAGGAGTCTTCGACCTACCGGCCAAAAATATCCTCTTTTCCACTGAAGAGAGAGTGGAGATGATACGGAAGTCCGTGAAGGATATCCCCAATATTCGGGCTACTGCGTTCTCTGGACTGACCGTCAACTATGCCCAGCAGATGAATGCCAGAGTCATCATCCGGGGTCTTAGAATGCGTCCCGACTTCGAGCGCGAATTTGAGATGGCCTTGATGAACAAGAAGCTGGCACCTCAAATCGAGGTGCTTTGCATGATGAGCAGCGTACAATATCAATTCCTGAGTTCCAGCCTCACCAAAGAAGTGGCCCATCTGGGCGGAGATATCGACGACCTGGTCCCCAAACATGTTTCCCTGGCGCTGAAAGAGAAAAGTTCGTCCAAAAAAGGTTAA
- a CDS encoding 4Fe-4S binding protein, producing the protein MAMKITDDCIACGACISECPVEAITDGDTKSIIDPKKCVECKGYAPSSKCVDVCPVEAIVKA; encoded by the coding sequence ATGGCAATGAAGATCACTGATGACTGTATCGCTTGCGGAGCCTGCATATCGGAATGCCCGGTTGAGGCCATTACGGATGGCGATACAAAATCCATTATCGATCCCAAGAAGTGTGTCGAATGCAAAGGCTACGCCCCCTCTTCTAAGTGCGTGGATGTTTGCCCGGTAGAGGCAATCGTAAAAGCATAA
- the polA gene encoding DNA polymerase I, producing MSQGKPSLLLFDANALIHRAFHALPGLSTKSGQPTGAIYGFVTMLLKTLEELKPSYCAVAFDSAAPTFRHIEFQDYKAHRPKTPDELVSQFGLVREIVQAFNIPQFEIAGFEADDILGALSQQASAQGVDTTIVTGDTDMLQLVSPSIRVLLPKPKRPFSDTQIYDEQAVQERYNLNPQQLSDLKGLKGDPSDNIPGVPGIGEKTAQKLISEFGSIEDIYRRIDEVMPLKLRENLRANEPAARQSKKLATIDSQVPVKLDLPACQISDHDHDKVNELFRKLELFTLLDRISHFIGAKNSPSTNETKTHTNYTTLNTSEALDALLPQLAKSKAIAIDTETTGLNARNAGLVGISICTEQGKAWYIPVGHQSEDRQLPLAEVAAKLDPVLQNPKIPKITHNGKYDIAVLANHGMEVGNLASDTMIAAYLLGEKSLGLKQLVFNKLAIKMTPITDLIGSGTKQKSMAEVGVGEASEYACADADMTFRLNQLLETELKEQGLWRLFSEVEMPLVPILCQMEKDGIALDAGALQKMSRELAQEIGKTELAIYNAVGHQFNINSSQQLGRILFEELKLPTARKTKSGYSTDMSVLEGLKPMHPVVGSVIEYRQLTKLKSTYIDALPALIDPKTGRVHTSFNQTVAATGRLSSSDPNLQNIPIRTELGKRIRLAFIAPNENFRLISADYSQIELRVMAHLSQDPGLLAAFTHDEDIHSTTAAQVFGVEKSQVTPDMRRVAKVVNFGVIYGMSDYGLEQASGFSRRESADFIKTYFEKYRGVQDYINITKRQAAEKGYVQTVLGRKRFIPDINSSNYQVRQAAERMAINMPVQGTAADIIKLAMIKIYREMNAQRLQSKMILQVHDELLFEVPMEELEAMKGLIGQIMPRAMDFTVPLRVEIKEGRTWGEME from the coding sequence ATGTCACAAGGGAAACCATCGCTTCTCCTGTTTGATGCAAATGCTCTCATTCATCGAGCATTTCATGCCTTGCCCGGGCTTTCCACTAAATCAGGGCAACCAACAGGAGCTATCTATGGATTTGTCACCATGCTCCTGAAGACATTGGAGGAGCTGAAGCCTTCATATTGTGCAGTGGCTTTCGATAGCGCAGCCCCCACCTTCAGACACATTGAATTCCAGGACTATAAAGCCCACCGCCCCAAAACACCCGATGAACTTGTTTCGCAATTCGGTCTGGTTCGAGAGATCGTACAGGCCTTCAACATCCCCCAGTTCGAGATAGCCGGATTCGAAGCGGACGATATCCTTGGTGCTCTCAGCCAGCAGGCCAGCGCGCAGGGAGTCGATACCACCATCGTAACCGGGGATACCGATATGTTGCAACTCGTCTCTCCGAGCATCCGTGTTCTCCTGCCCAAGCCCAAGAGGCCCTTCAGCGATACCCAGATCTATGATGAGCAGGCAGTTCAGGAGCGATATAATCTCAACCCCCAACAACTATCTGACCTGAAAGGTCTCAAAGGGGACCCTTCCGATAACATCCCCGGCGTGCCGGGAATCGGAGAGAAGACCGCTCAAAAACTCATCAGTGAGTTTGGCAGCATCGAAGATATCTACCGGCGAATCGATGAGGTGATGCCTCTCAAGCTTCGGGAGAACCTCCGGGCCAATGAGCCGGCAGCCCGGCAGAGCAAGAAACTGGCCACTATCGACTCCCAGGTGCCTGTCAAACTTGATCTCCCGGCCTGTCAGATCAGTGATCATGATCACGATAAGGTTAACGAGTTGTTTCGTAAACTGGAGCTTTTTACCTTGCTGGACCGAATATCGCACTTCATCGGAGCGAAGAACTCCCCGTCAACAAATGAAACCAAAACCCATACAAACTACACGACACTGAATACGTCCGAAGCGCTCGATGCACTCTTGCCGCAGCTGGCTAAATCCAAGGCGATCGCCATTGACACCGAGACCACAGGGTTGAATGCCAGGAATGCAGGTCTGGTTGGCATCTCAATTTGCACCGAACAGGGAAAAGCCTGGTACATACCTGTAGGCCATCAAAGCGAAGACCGTCAACTGCCTCTGGCCGAAGTGGCCGCTAAACTTGACCCCGTTCTGCAGAACCCAAAGATTCCCAAGATCACTCATAACGGCAAGTACGATATCGCCGTCCTGGCAAACCATGGAATGGAAGTGGGAAATCTTGCCTCCGACACCATGATCGCGGCCTACCTCCTGGGGGAAAAATCGCTGGGACTCAAGCAGCTGGTTTTCAACAAGTTGGCCATCAAAATGACCCCCATAACCGACCTCATCGGGTCAGGGACCAAGCAGAAATCAATGGCGGAAGTCGGTGTGGGAGAAGCCTCCGAATACGCCTGCGCCGACGCCGATATGACCTTCAGATTAAATCAGCTCCTGGAGACGGAATTGAAGGAACAAGGCCTGTGGCGTCTTTTTAGCGAAGTTGAGATGCCGCTCGTCCCCATCCTTTGCCAGATGGAAAAGGATGGCATCGCCCTGGACGCAGGGGCACTTCAAAAGATGTCCCGCGAACTAGCCCAAGAGATCGGGAAAACGGAACTCGCTATCTACAACGCGGTGGGACACCAGTTCAACATCAACTCCAGCCAGCAACTGGGGAGAATTCTTTTTGAAGAACTCAAGCTGCCCACGGCGCGCAAGACCAAGAGCGGCTATTCCACCGATATGTCCGTCCTGGAAGGTTTGAAACCGATGCATCCGGTTGTGGGCTCCGTCATCGAATACCGGCAGCTCACCAAGCTGAAATCGACCTACATCGATGCGCTTCCGGCCCTTATCGATCCCAAAACAGGCCGGGTGCATACCAGCTTCAACCAGACCGTCGCCGCCACCGGACGTCTCTCATCCAGCGACCCTAACTTGCAGAACATCCCCATTCGAACCGAACTGGGCAAGCGAATAAGGCTAGCCTTTATCGCCCCGAACGAAAACTTTCGGCTGATCAGCGCGGATTACTCCCAGATCGAGCTTCGGGTGATGGCGCATCTCTCCCAGGACCCGGGACTTCTTGCGGCTTTCACGCACGATGAGGACATCCACTCCACTACCGCTGCTCAAGTATTCGGCGTGGAGAAATCGCAGGTGACCCCCGATATGAGAAGAGTGGCTAAAGTGGTAAACTTCGGGGTGATTTACGGCATGAGCGATTATGGCCTAGAGCAGGCATCAGGATTCTCCCGTCGCGAGTCAGCCGATTTCATTAAAACCTATTTTGAAAAATATCGCGGCGTACAGGATTATATCAATATAACCAAACGTCAGGCCGCCGAGAAGGGATACGTTCAAACGGTGCTGGGCCGAAAGCGATTCATCCCCGACATCAATTCCTCCAACTATCAGGTGCGGCAAGCAGCCGAACGGATGGCCATCAACATGCCGGTTCAGGGGACCGCCGCCGACATCATCAAGCTGGCCATGATCAAGATTTATCGGGAGATGAACGCTCAGCGCCTCCAGAGCAAGATGATCCTTCAGGTGCACGACGAGCTTCTCTTTGAGGTGCCGATGGAAGAACTCGAGGCCATGAAAGGATTGATCGGGCAAATAATGCCCAGAGCTATGGACTTCACTGTGCCGCTGAGGGTGGAGATCAAAGAGGGAAGAACTTGGGGAGAGATGGAGTGA
- the greA gene encoding transcription elongation factor GreA codes for MPEEKTLLTPEGLLKLKEELDHLRSVRRPDVLEKLQRSKELSDTVDNAEYEEAKNDQAFVEGRILTIEKMIKHAEVMTDDESRRPTEVKFGSKVTIRAQDGKESEYTIVGKAETDPSEGKISNESPVGRALLGKRVGDEIEVEAPKGLIKLKVLTISKKKGYVRKERRPSQKPPR; via the coding sequence ATGCCCGAAGAAAAGACCCTTTTGACCCCAGAGGGACTGCTAAAACTCAAAGAAGAGCTGGATCATTTACGCTCGGTTCGGCGGCCGGATGTTTTGGAGAAGCTCCAACGGTCAAAGGAGTTGAGCGATACGGTGGACAACGCTGAATATGAAGAGGCCAAGAACGATCAGGCCTTTGTCGAGGGCCGTATCTTGACCATCGAGAAGATGATCAAGCACGCTGAAGTGATGACGGATGATGAATCGCGTCGGCCCACGGAGGTCAAGTTTGGATCCAAGGTGACGATCCGTGCCCAGGATGGAAAGGAAAGCGAGTATACCATCGTGGGAAAGGCTGAGACCGACCCCAGTGAAGGAAAAATCTCCAACGAATCCCCGGTGGGGAGAGCCCTGCTGGGAAAACGCGTTGGCGATGAGATCGAAGTAGAGGCTCCAAAGGGCCTGATAAAGTTGAAAGTATTGACCATTTCCAAGAAGAAGGGTTATGTCAGAAAGGAAAGACGACCAAGCCAAAAGCCGCCTCGATAA
- the lysS gene encoding lysine--tRNA ligase, producing the protein MSERKDDQAKSRLDKLQRIRDRGIDPYPASYRCSHTIGEAVVLYQQGKDKPDELPPVKLAGRIMAFRSMGKASFMDIRDGSGKIQVFLGKDTLGEEKYGLIRDFDIGDFIGVEGQLFATRTGETTVKASDFAMLSKSLQPLPEKWHGLTDVEKRYRQRYLDLISSENVRQTFLVRSRVISAMRRFLDARGFIEVDTPVLHHKAGGAMAKPFITHHNALDRDLYLRIATELHLKRLIIGGFDRVYEIGRIFRNEGISIKHNPEFTTLECYQAYADYHDVMDSVEQMIPAIAQEVLGTTKINFGKHEIEFSPPWQRVTLRDAIRQRSGIDFMAFPDAASLETEMTRQGMQIAEQLSWGKLVDKLLSDTVEPHLIQPTFITDYPVDLSPLAKRQPGDPRLVERFEAFAGGMEIANAFSELNDPMDQRSRFEEQEKMHALFGDEEAERVDEDFLLALEHGMPPTGGLGIGIDRLVMLLTGQQSIRDVILFPQLRSIEQE; encoded by the coding sequence ATGTCAGAAAGGAAAGACGACCAAGCCAAAAGCCGCCTCGATAAACTGCAGCGAATCAGGGATCGCGGCATTGATCCGTATCCCGCCAGTTACCGGTGCAGTCACACTATCGGGGAAGCCGTTGTTCTCTATCAGCAGGGGAAAGATAAACCCGATGAGCTTCCCCCGGTAAAACTCGCCGGACGCATTATGGCTTTCCGCTCCATGGGCAAAGCCAGCTTTATGGATATTCGGGATGGATCGGGCAAAATTCAGGTCTTCCTCGGCAAGGATACACTGGGCGAGGAGAAATATGGCCTGATTCGCGATTTTGACATCGGCGATTTCATCGGAGTTGAAGGCCAACTGTTTGCCACCCGGACCGGCGAGACCACTGTCAAGGCATCCGACTTCGCCATGCTCTCCAAATCCCTGCAGCCGCTGCCGGAAAAATGGCACGGCCTGACCGATGTTGAAAAGCGATATCGCCAACGTTATCTCGATCTGATCTCATCGGAAAATGTACGTCAGACTTTTCTCGTCCGCAGCCGCGTGATTTCGGCCATGCGCCGTTTTTTGGACGCGCGTGGGTTTATTGAAGTGGACACCCCAGTGCTGCACCACAAAGCCGGTGGCGCTATGGCCAAGCCCTTCATCACGCATCACAATGCCCTCGATCGGGACCTTTATCTCCGCATCGCCACCGAGCTTCATCTCAAACGGCTGATCATCGGAGGGTTTGACCGGGTCTACGAAATCGGGCGAATCTTCCGCAATGAGGGAATTTCCATCAAGCATAATCCGGAGTTCACCACGCTGGAATGCTACCAGGCCTATGCAGACTATCACGATGTGATGGACTCGGTTGAGCAGATGATCCCGGCAATCGCTCAAGAGGTGTTGGGCACAACTAAGATCAACTTCGGCAAACACGAGATTGAGTTTTCTCCTCCATGGCAGCGAGTCACATTGCGTGATGCGATCCGGCAAAGAAGCGGCATCGACTTCATGGCTTTCCCCGATGCGGCCTCGCTGGAAACGGAAATGACAAGACAGGGGATGCAAATCGCCGAACAACTGAGCTGGGGAAAGCTGGTAGATAAGTTGCTCTCAGATACCGTCGAGCCCCACCTCATCCAGCCCACATTCATCACGGACTATCCGGTGGATTTGTCGCCTTTGGCCAAGAGACAGCCTGGCGACCCCCGGCTGGTAGAGCGATTTGAGGCGTTTGCCGGAGGGATGGAGATCGCCAACGCCTTCAGCGAACTGAATGACCCAATGGACCAGCGGTCGAGATTCGAAGAGCAGGAAAAAATGCATGCCCTTTTCGGAGATGAAGAAGCCGAAAGAGTTGACGAGGATTTTCTCCTGGCCCTGGAACACGGCATGCCTCCAACCGGCGGATTGGGAATCGGCATTGACCGGCTGGTGATGCTGCTGACAGGCCAGCAATCGATTCGGGATGTGATCCTGTTCCCACAACTAAGATCAATAGAGCAGGAATGA
- the serS gene encoding serine--tRNA ligase has product MLSIQLIRKDPELVREVLAKRNDNTSIDEVLKLDAEHRKIIQEMEALREQRNAVSKELSRMKDKPAQMIADMRQVGEQIKALEQEAARLSEILTDRLLRLPNLLHDSVPVGKDEGGNVVLRHWEKPRHFDFTPRPHWEIGEALEIIDFERGVKLSGSRFYVLKGLGARLQRALIDFMLDLHVKEHGYLETYPPFMVKRECLVGSGNLPKFADNLYHDAEEDYWFVPTAEVPLTNLYRDEILEPGVLPLYHVSHTACFRREKMSAGKDVRGIKRGHQFDKVEMYKFVEPQTSNDELEKMVHDAEDVAQKLGLPYRIIQLCTGDIGFASTKSYDVEIWAPGCAEWLEVSSCSNCGDFQARRANIRYRPEPGAKPEFVHTLNGSGLALPRVLISVLENYQQPDGSVTVPEVLRPYMGVDIIR; this is encoded by the coding sequence ATGTTAAGTATACAGCTTATCCGCAAAGACCCGGAACTCGTTCGTGAGGTGCTGGCCAAACGAAACGATAACACTTCGATCGACGAAGTTCTGAAGCTGGATGCTGAGCACCGCAAGATCATTCAAGAAATGGAAGCCCTTCGGGAGCAACGCAACGCGGTCAGCAAAGAACTGAGCCGGATGAAGGACAAACCCGCCCAGATGATCGCCGACATGCGGCAGGTGGGAGAGCAAATCAAGGCTCTGGAGCAAGAGGCAGCCAGACTTTCGGAAATTCTCACCGACCGGCTTTTGCGCCTTCCGAACCTGCTGCACGACAGCGTTCCCGTCGGCAAAGACGAGGGGGGCAATGTGGTCCTCCGCCATTGGGAAAAACCGCGCCATTTCGATTTCACCCCACGTCCGCACTGGGAGATTGGCGAGGCTTTGGAGATCATCGATTTTGAGCGCGGCGTAAAGCTTTCCGGCTCACGGTTCTATGTACTGAAAGGGCTCGGCGCTCGACTGCAACGCGCTCTTATCGACTTCATGCTCGATCTTCACGTCAAGGAACACGGGTATCTGGAAACCTATCCGCCTTTCATGGTCAAGCGGGAGTGCCTGGTGGGATCGGGGAATCTGCCCAAGTTTGCCGATAACCTCTATCACGATGCCGAGGAAGACTACTGGTTTGTGCCCACTGCGGAAGTCCCGCTAACCAATCTCTACCGCGATGAAATCCTTGAGCCAGGCGTTCTGCCGCTCTATCACGTCTCGCACACCGCCTGTTTCCGAAGGGAAAAAATGTCCGCCGGCAAGGACGTACGTGGCATCAAGCGAGGCCATCAGTTCGATAAAGTGGAAATGTACAAGTTCGTCGAACCGCAGACCTCCAACGATGAGCTGGAAAAGATGGTGCACGACGCCGAGGACGTAGCTCAGAAGCTGGGCTTGCCCTATCGCATCATTCAGCTCTGCACTGGCGATATCGGCTTTGCCTCCACCAAATCCTACGATGTTGAGATATGGGCTCCCGGCTGCGCCGAGTGGCTGGAGGTCAGTTCCTGCTCAAACTGCGGCGATTTCCAGGCGCGTCGGGCCAACATCCGCTACCGTCCCGAGCCCGGTGCCAAACCGGAGTTTGTGCACACCCTGAACGGTTCAGGCCTGGCTCTTCCCCGTGTCCTCATTTCCGTACTGGAAAACTACCAGCAGCCTGATGGCAGCGTGACCGTTCCTGAAGTTCTGCGGCCATACATGGGCGTGGATATAATCAGGTAG
- a CDS encoding DUF1786 family protein: MKILAMDIGGLTQDILLFDTSQTIENCVQMIMPSPTTILARKIREATKARLPIFFTGVNMGGGPSKRALTEHLKTGFKAFATTEAAATFDDDLEEVARWGVKIISEDEAPKKTDVCIIETRDVDLTAVEEALSAFKVDSGFDAVAIAVLDHGAAPAGVSDRLFRFQHLRQTLEKSRELTAFAYLAEEIPPNLTRMKAVSRSLNRDLPLLVMDTPVAAAIGAGEDREVAQHTHRLIVNVGNFHTLAFHLKGNSILGLFEHHTHGLSSDKLDDLITRLVKGELTNEEVFNDNGHGCVIIETSSTIPFLTVTGPQRQLMIGSGLHPYFAAPYGDMMLTGCFGLVRAFALRVKSWQEEIERALEDSGL; this comes from the coding sequence GTGAAGATCCTGGCAATGGACATCGGCGGCCTGACGCAGGATATTCTCCTATTCGACACCTCGCAAACCATCGAAAACTGCGTTCAGATGATCATGCCCTCGCCCACAACCATACTGGCCAGGAAGATCAGGGAGGCAACAAAAGCTAGACTGCCTATTTTCTTCACCGGCGTGAACATGGGCGGAGGCCCATCCAAACGAGCGCTCACCGAACATCTCAAGACAGGATTCAAAGCCTTTGCCACTACAGAAGCCGCCGCTACTTTCGATGACGATCTCGAAGAAGTGGCCAGATGGGGCGTCAAAATCATCTCGGAAGACGAGGCTCCGAAGAAGACAGATGTTTGCATAATCGAGACCCGGGATGTAGATCTAACTGCCGTGGAAGAAGCACTGTCCGCATTCAAAGTCGATTCCGGATTCGATGCCGTGGCCATCGCCGTTCTCGACCACGGAGCAGCCCCTGCTGGTGTCAGCGACCGTCTCTTCCGCTTCCAGCACCTGCGCCAGACTTTAGAGAAGAGCAGGGAATTGACCGCTTTTGCTTATCTCGCCGAAGAAATTCCGCCGAATCTTACACGCATGAAGGCCGTCTCCCGGAGCCTGAATCGAGACTTGCCTCTTCTGGTAATGGATACGCCAGTGGCCGCGGCTATCGGCGCTGGAGAGGATCGAGAGGTTGCCCAACATACCCACCGATTGATCGTCAACGTGGGCAATTTTCACACGCTGGCCTTTCACCTAAAAGGAAACTCCATCTTAGGCCTTTTTGAACACCACACCCACGGTCTCAGCAGTGATAAACTGGATGACCTGATCACAAGGCTGGTCAAGGGTGAACTCACCAACGAAGAGGTCTTCAATGATAACGGCCATGGCTGTGTGATTATCGAAACCAGCTCCACCATCCCCTTTCTCACCGTGACAGGCCCTCAGCGCCAGCTTATGATTGGCTCAGGCCTTCACCCTTATTTCGCCGCCCCTTATGGAGATATGATGCTCACCGGATGCTTTGGCCTGGTGCGTGCTTTTGCACTAAGGGTAAAAAGCTGGCAGGAGGAGATCGAAAGGGCGTTGGAGGATTCGGGACTGTAA
- a CDS encoding helix-turn-helix domain-containing protein, translating into MWTGKEVIKMVSGLDINPKKFGMRLKLARIPANLSVADVAKKLGDVGYKVGGVTEKTVWYWERGQLEEVTMGMIEAVSKITGQKETYFLGLTPLDESVARFKPREGWAQPQDLVLCSA; encoded by the coding sequence ATGTGGACCGGGAAGGAGGTGATAAAGATGGTATCAGGTCTAGACATAAACCCAAAGAAGTTCGGAATGCGCCTCAAATTGGCGCGTATCCCGGCAAACCTCTCTGTTGCTGATGTCGCTAAGAAACTAGGGGATGTTGGCTATAAAGTAGGCGGGGTTACGGAAAAAACCGTGTGGTATTGGGAGCGTGGACAACTGGAAGAAGTTACCATGGGCATGATTGAGGCTGTTTCTAAAATAACAGGCCAGAAAGAGACATACTTCCTCGGATTAACCCCTTTGGATGAATCAGTAGCCCGTTTTAAGCCGAGGGAGGGATGGGCGCAACCACAGGACCTTGTTCTCTGTAGTGCGTAG